A genomic region of Zalophus californianus isolate mZalCal1 chromosome 1, mZalCal1.pri.v2, whole genome shotgun sequence contains the following coding sequences:
- the LYZL4 gene encoding lysozyme-like protein 4, whose product MKASMVLSLIGCLVVPSGAAVMGHCKVAKKCYEGGLDYVEGYSPWKLGCLAYFESKFNPTAVYENLPGGYTGYGLFQIRSYDWCDKGKIRSHTPCSALLNPNLKKTIECAKRIVKGREGMGA is encoded by the exons ATGAAGGCATCCATGGTTCTCTCCCTCATTGGCTGCCTAGTGGTTCCAAGTGGTGCTGCTGTCATGGGGCACTGTAAGGTGGCTAAGAAGTGCTATGAAGGAGGCCTGGATTATGTTGAGGGCTACAGCCCTTGGAAACT GGGTTGCCTGGCTTATTTTGAGAGCAAGTTCAACCCCACGGCCGTCTATGAGAACTTGCCTGGTGGCTACACTGGCTACGGCCTCTTTCAGATCCGCAGCTATGACTGGTGCGACAAGGGCAAGATCCGCAGCCACACGCCCTGCT CAGCTTTACTGAATCCAAATTTGAAGAAGACAATTGAATGTGCCAAGAGAATTGTAAAAGGAAGAGAGGGTATGGGAGCATG